From Micromonospora rhizosphaerae, the proteins below share one genomic window:
- a CDS encoding choice-of-anchor J domain-containing protein, translating to MKNDRPSDVRELTRKDFTLDGHKVKTPARYQPRAQARSRTMAAAETPPVGTVRQWLGLDDFQGRLYRKDYTLRGVGNNIEVWVANDLAFPAGDCRTQIPSSTQITDEQVANFVHEFDTNMYPKETAAFSTPPDRDGTNALLGPDPNGNGGVYTGGGNKTVTLVDNVRDDNFYQFPAAPTYIAGFFSAQFTELLDRNVMTIDAFDWLHRTGANPPNEPTDGLCTSRPARPFLYEGTFAHEWQHLAQYYTDPFETTWVNEGLSDFAQTLTGYVDGTATVFDRGADSHLYCYQGFGTMQTPFNTNPRDCGGPENSLNLWGESSNPNAVLADYGNAYSFMLFLYDRYGTDIISRLHNDGELQGLASLDAALKAEGAKNMYQVIHDYQTMTLVDKIVGDSRRGVMLGVPKSRVTTPSLRSTVNLANPTANGTPGAAPNGADFVPLQLANGQVLRGRDLRSLSFQGAKTLPPLPLAWTVVSNDPDRAGNPVLWSGNASNLDAGAVTSVTVPTADPTLRFLAKYGAEAGFDYGYVTVSTDGGATYTAIPGDKTVDGPFGPAINGTTTGFEAHSYDLSAYAGKSVLLGFRYVSDGGVNEGGWLIDDITVGGTTVSDGSSLAPFDSPTEIKPITVHNWNLRLVGIDEQHSIALQAEFNGRSSLTLSRTQLALLSAFPKVVAVVAYDEPTEQVNQYAPYTLTVNGVVQPGGGGA from the coding sequence GTGAAAAATGATCGGCCGAGCGACGTCCGAGAGCTCACCCGCAAGGACTTCACGCTCGACGGCCACAAGGTGAAGACGCCCGCCCGCTACCAGCCGCGCGCGCAGGCGCGTTCGCGAACCATGGCAGCAGCGGAGACTCCGCCGGTCGGCACCGTCCGGCAGTGGCTCGGGCTCGACGACTTCCAGGGCCGGCTCTACCGCAAGGACTACACGCTGCGGGGCGTGGGCAACAACATCGAGGTGTGGGTCGCCAACGACCTCGCGTTCCCGGCCGGCGACTGCCGGACCCAGATCCCCTCCTCGACTCAGATCACCGACGAGCAGGTCGCGAACTTCGTCCACGAGTTCGACACCAACATGTATCCGAAGGAGACGGCCGCGTTCAGCACGCCGCCGGACCGCGACGGCACCAACGCCCTGCTCGGACCGGACCCCAACGGCAACGGCGGCGTCTACACCGGCGGCGGCAACAAGACCGTCACCCTTGTCGACAACGTCCGGGACGACAACTTCTACCAGTTCCCGGCCGCGCCGACCTACATCGCCGGCTTCTTCTCGGCCCAGTTCACCGAACTGCTCGACCGCAACGTCATGACCATCGACGCGTTCGACTGGCTGCACCGCACGGGTGCCAACCCGCCGAACGAGCCGACCGACGGCCTGTGCACCAGCCGCCCGGCCCGCCCGTTCCTCTACGAGGGGACCTTCGCGCACGAGTGGCAGCACCTGGCGCAGTACTACACCGACCCGTTTGAGACGACCTGGGTCAACGAGGGGCTGTCCGACTTCGCCCAGACGCTGACCGGCTACGTCGACGGCACGGCAACCGTGTTCGACCGGGGAGCCGACAGTCACCTCTACTGCTACCAGGGCTTCGGCACGATGCAGACGCCGTTCAACACCAACCCGCGTGACTGCGGCGGCCCGGAGAACTCGCTCAATCTGTGGGGCGAGAGCAGCAACCCGAACGCGGTGCTCGCCGACTACGGCAACGCGTACTCGTTCATGCTGTTCCTCTATGACCGGTACGGCACGGACATCATCTCCCGGCTGCACAACGACGGCGAGCTGCAGGGTCTGGCCAGCCTGGACGCGGCGCTGAAGGCCGAGGGCGCCAAGAACATGTACCAGGTCATCCACGACTACCAGACGATGACGCTGGTCGACAAGATCGTCGGCGACTCGCGCCGCGGGGTCATGCTCGGCGTACCGAAGAGCAGGGTGACCACGCCGAGCCTGCGCTCCACGGTCAACCTCGCCAATCCGACCGCCAACGGCACGCCGGGCGCGGCACCGAACGGCGCCGACTTCGTACCGCTGCAGTTGGCCAACGGGCAGGTCCTGCGCGGCCGTGACCTGCGGTCGTTGTCGTTCCAGGGGGCCAAGACGCTGCCGCCGCTCCCGCTGGCGTGGACCGTCGTGTCGAACGACCCGGACCGTGCCGGGAACCCGGTCCTCTGGTCCGGAAACGCCAGCAACCTCGACGCGGGGGCCGTCACGTCGGTCACCGTGCCGACCGCCGACCCGACGCTGCGCTTCCTCGCCAAGTACGGCGCCGAGGCCGGCTTCGACTACGGCTACGTCACCGTCTCCACCGACGGCGGCGCGACCTACACCGCGATCCCGGGCGACAAGACCGTCGACGGGCCGTTCGGCCCGGCGATCAACGGGACGACCACCGGGTTCGAGGCGCACTCGTACGACCTGTCGGCGTACGCCGGGAAGAGCGTCCTGCTCGGCTTCCGCTACGTCAGCGACGGCGGCGTCAACGAGGGCGGCTGGCTGATCGACGACATCACCGTCGGCGGCACGACGGTCAGCGACGGCAGCAGCCTCGCGCCGTTCGACTCGCCGACGGAGATCAAGCCGATCACCGTGCACAACTGGAACCTGCGGCTGGTCGGCATCGACGAGCAGCACTCGATTGCGCTGCAGGCCGAGTTCAACGGCAGGTCCAGCCTGACGCTCAGCCGCACGCAGCTGGCCCTGCTCAGCGCGTTCCCGAAAGTCGTCGCCGTGGTCGCCTACGACGAGCCGACCGAGCAGGTCAACCAGTACGCGCCCTACACCCTGACGGTCAACGGAGTCGTCCAGCCCGGAGGCGGCGGCGCCTGA
- a CDS encoding cupin domain-containing protein encodes MSVSESPVSITATDGPGQPIRTPELEELYRGFEKELLVPLWTEIGGLMPAQPQSEAQPHVWRWNTLLPLAAQAGELVPVGRGGERRAIALANPGLGGRPFVTPTLWAAIQYLNPAEDAPVHRHTQNAFRFVVEGEGVWTVVNGDPVAMRRGDFLPQAGWNWHGHHNRTDRPMAWIDGLDIPFQYYADSTFFEFGPDEVESRDAPERSYSERLWAHPGLRPLTQLQPTPATPLLAYRWEHTDRALAEQLALEAEGYTATVERGHAAVRYTNPTTGGDIMPTIRTEFHRLAPDTGTATRREVGSSVYQVFEGRGEVTVGATSWTVERGDLFVVPSWQPLTITTDHGLDLFRFSDTPVFERLHQDRVQIDNREGNVQ; translated from the coding sequence ATGAGCGTCAGCGAATCCCCCGTGTCCATCACCGCCACCGACGGCCCGGGCCAACCGATCCGCACCCCGGAGCTCGAGGAGCTCTACCGCGGGTTCGAAAAGGAACTGCTCGTCCCGCTCTGGACGGAGATCGGCGGCCTGATGCCGGCCCAGCCGCAGTCCGAGGCGCAGCCGCACGTCTGGCGCTGGAACACCCTGCTCCCCCTCGCCGCGCAGGCCGGCGAGCTGGTCCCGGTCGGCCGGGGCGGCGAGCGGCGGGCCATCGCGCTGGCCAACCCGGGCCTCGGCGGCCGGCCCTTCGTGACCCCGACCCTGTGGGCGGCCATCCAGTACCTCAACCCGGCCGAGGACGCGCCCGTGCACCGGCACACCCAGAACGCGTTCCGGTTCGTGGTCGAGGGCGAGGGCGTCTGGACGGTCGTCAACGGCGACCCGGTCGCGATGCGGCGCGGCGACTTCCTCCCGCAGGCCGGGTGGAACTGGCACGGCCACCACAACCGCACCGACCGGCCGATGGCCTGGATCGACGGCCTGGACATCCCCTTCCAGTACTACGCCGACTCGACCTTCTTCGAGTTCGGCCCGGACGAGGTCGAGAGCCGGGACGCGCCGGAGCGGTCGTACTCGGAGCGGCTGTGGGCACACCCGGGGCTGCGCCCGCTCACCCAGCTGCAGCCCACCCCCGCGACGCCGCTGCTGGCGTACCGGTGGGAGCACACCGACCGGGCTCTCGCGGAGCAGCTCGCGCTGGAGGCCGAGGGCTACACCGCCACCGTCGAGCGCGGGCACGCCGCGGTCCGCTACACCAACCCGACGACCGGCGGCGACATCATGCCCACCATCCGCACCGAGTTCCACCGCCTCGCCCCCGACACCGGGACCGCCACCCGCCGCGAGGTCGGCTCCTCGGTCTACCAGGTCTTCGAGGGTCGCGGTGAGGTGACCGTCGGCGCGACCTCGTGGACCGTCGAGCGCGGTGACCTGTTCGTGGTGCCGTCCTGGCAGCCGCTGACCATCACCACCGACCATGGGCTGGACCTGTTCCGGTTCAGCGACACGCCTGTCTTCGAGCGGCTCCACCAGGACCGCGTCCAGATCGACAACCGGGAAGGGAACGTCCAGTGA
- a CDS encoding GYD domain-containing protein yields MPKFLLQSTYTIEGLKGLITDGGSKRVDVVRKTIEASGGRLESMYFSFGKNDTYVVFDLPDHKSAAALALAIRAAGGLDSRITPLLTAEEVDEAVRVKEAYEPPGR; encoded by the coding sequence GTGCCGAAATTCCTGTTGCAGTCGACCTACACCATCGAGGGGCTCAAGGGACTGATCACTGACGGTGGCAGCAAGCGAGTCGACGTCGTCCGAAAAACGATCGAGGCCAGCGGCGGGCGGCTGGAGTCGATGTACTTCTCATTCGGTAAAAACGACACCTATGTGGTGTTCGACCTGCCGGACCACAAGAGCGCGGCCGCACTGGCCCTCGCCATCCGGGCGGCGGGCGGTTTGGACTCGCGGATCACACCGCTGCTGACAGCCGAGGAAGTCGACGAGGCGGTCCGGGTCAAAGAGGCCTACGAGCCGCCGGGTCGATGA
- a CDS encoding IclR family transcriptional regulator — protein MKNKPVYAIDSVDHALHLAQILQQEGTLRVTDAAERLGVSVSTAHRLLAMLVYRDFAAQRPDRTYTAGPVLRPAQRSEAPVALLRRVSAPHLHTLVDGVQESANLMILAGTEVRFIATVECARILRVGERAGRVLPAHLASGGKAILAGLPATDVGTLYEDVDGIDVPKLRRELALVRKRGFAINDQLTEAGLTALGVAVRGSSGAPEAAVSLAIPSARFDRNQLPTWVAAMTAAATRIENDLAARR, from the coding sequence ATGAAGAACAAGCCGGTCTACGCCATCGACTCGGTCGACCACGCGCTGCACCTGGCCCAGATCCTGCAGCAGGAGGGCACGCTCCGGGTGACCGACGCGGCGGAGCGGCTCGGGGTCTCGGTGTCGACCGCCCACCGGCTGCTGGCGATGCTGGTCTACCGCGACTTCGCCGCCCAGCGACCGGACCGGACCTACACCGCCGGGCCGGTGCTGCGCCCCGCGCAGCGATCCGAGGCGCCGGTCGCGCTGCTGCGCCGGGTCTCCGCCCCCCACCTGCACACCCTCGTCGACGGGGTGCAGGAGTCGGCGAACCTGATGATCCTGGCCGGCACGGAGGTGCGCTTCATCGCCACCGTCGAGTGCGCGCGGATCCTCCGGGTCGGCGAGCGGGCCGGACGGGTACTCCCCGCGCACCTGGCCTCCGGCGGCAAGGCGATCCTCGCCGGGCTCCCGGCGACGGACGTGGGGACGCTGTACGAGGACGTGGACGGGATCGACGTACCCAAGCTGCGCCGGGAGTTGGCCCTGGTCCGCAAGCGGGGTTTCGCAATCAACGATCAGCTCACCGAGGCCGGGTTGACGGCCCTCGGCGTGGCGGTCCGGGGGTCCTCCGGGGCGCCGGAGGCGGCGGTCTCCCTCGCCATCCCGAGCGCGCGGTTCGACCGCAACCAGCTGCCGACGTGGGTCGCGGCGATGACGGCCGCCGCGACCCGGATCGAAAACGACCTCGCCGCGCGGCGCTGA
- a CDS encoding ArsR/SmtB family transcription factor has translation MVEDPAGMDEVFHALAHGARRAMLRRLAERELTVGELAEPLAMSLAAASKHVQVLERAGLVKRTVTGRRHVCRLEPAPLASASAWLNFYERHWTERLDALEALFTEEGTD, from the coding sequence ATGGTTGAGGATCCGGCGGGCATGGACGAGGTGTTCCACGCCCTGGCGCACGGCGCACGGCGTGCCATGCTGCGGCGGCTCGCCGAGCGGGAGCTGACCGTCGGCGAGCTGGCCGAGCCGCTGGCGATGTCCCTCGCCGCGGCCTCCAAGCACGTGCAGGTGCTGGAGCGCGCCGGGCTCGTGAAGCGCACGGTCACCGGCCGGCGGCACGTCTGCCGGCTGGAGCCCGCCCCGCTCGCCTCCGCCTCGGCCTGGCTGAACTTCTACGAGCGCCACTGGACCGAGCGGCTCGACGCCCTCGAGGCGCTCTTCACCGAGGAAGGGACCGACTGA
- a CDS encoding dihydrofolate reductase family protein: protein MKLVVVEWMSLDGVVQAPGAPDEDRSGGFAHGGWHLRWFDETSRQWVVDGLTAASAFLFGRLTYERFAAHWPHVTGPERVVADPLNSKPKYVASTTLASPLAWAHSSLLAGDAAKAVAELKESGEGELHLIGSARLGRTLLEHDLVDELRLMVDPVLLGGGKRIWPANGGLAAFRLISNEPTSTGALLLTYAR, encoded by the coding sequence GTGAAGCTCGTGGTGGTCGAGTGGATGAGCCTGGACGGCGTGGTGCAGGCGCCCGGCGCGCCGGACGAGGACCGCAGCGGCGGCTTCGCGCACGGCGGCTGGCATCTGCGCTGGTTCGACGAGACGTCCCGGCAGTGGGTGGTCGATGGGTTGACTGCGGCCTCGGCCTTCCTCTTCGGACGGTTGACGTATGAGAGGTTCGCCGCGCACTGGCCGCACGTCACCGGGCCGGAGCGGGTGGTCGCGGACCCGCTGAACAGCAAGCCGAAGTACGTGGCCTCGACGACGCTCGCCTCGCCGCTCGCCTGGGCGCACTCTTCGCTGCTGGCTGGCGACGCGGCCAAGGCGGTGGCCGAGCTCAAGGAGTCGGGCGAGGGCGAGCTGCACCTGATCGGCAGCGCGCGGCTGGGCCGGACGCTGCTCGAGCACGACCTGGTCGACGAGCTGCGGCTGATGGTCGACCCGGTGCTGCTCGGCGGCGGCAAGCGCATCTGGCCGGCGAACGGGGGGCTCGCGGCGTTCCGGCTGATCAGCAACGAGCCGACCAGCACCGGCGCACTGCTGCTGACGTACGCCCGCTGA
- a CDS encoding helix-turn-helix domain-containing protein encodes MPGKAARAFRGGANLAPEQAVGRRIWEEFLTDRVSSPNNRVPVIVQLVQADEDTVRDVIHRFNQIGPACLDPRWAGGRPRLLSPDDEDFVVQTATTRPTKLSQPFTRWSIRKLLAYLRKVHGRVIRIGGEALR; translated from the coding sequence GTGCCGGGTAAGGCGGCCCGGGCGTTCCGCGGCGGGGCGAACCTGGCGCCGGAGCAGGCGGTGGGCCGACGGATCTGGGAGGAGTTCCTCACCGACCGGGTCAGCTCGCCGAACAACCGAGTTCCAGTGATCGTCCAGTTGGTGCAGGCCGACGAGGACACGGTGCGGGACGTGATCCACCGGTTCAACCAGATCGGCCCGGCCTGCCTGGACCCTCGGTGGGCGGGAGGCCGTCCCCGCCTGCTCAGCCCTGACGACGAGGACTTCGTCGTCCAGACGGCCACCACCCGCCCGACCAAGCTCAGCCAGCCCTTCACCCGCTGGTCCATCCGCAAACTGCTCGCCTACCTGCGCAAGGTGCACGGCCGGGTGATCCGCATCGGCGGCGAGGCCCTGCGCTAA
- a CDS encoding alpha/beta fold hydrolase: MSSTSVPEGPGSVSQAPNLPAGFTDTFTGRYVDANGVRLHAVVGGDGPPLLLVHGWPQNWYAWRLLMPALARDFKVIAVDQRGMGLSDKPEDGYDPGTQANDMVALMDALGHQRFAMVGTDTGLPIGYALAADHPERIDRVALAEVPGPPGAVPSPPMFAPGPLNDRFWHIPFNRINKLNEQLVQGREKIFFSWEFTIQGGKLPDDLIDYYVGLLSNPDSLRGSFGFYRAWDAMMKQNEKRKNSRLAMPVLGIGGAASSGDKVGEAMKLLADDVQTAVIPNSGHFVAEEAPDAMLAALTAFLTPYREVVAVGAARA, encoded by the coding sequence ATGAGCTCAACTTCCGTTCCGGAGGGCCCCGGCTCCGTCTCGCAGGCGCCGAACCTTCCGGCAGGGTTCACCGACACGTTCACCGGCCGGTATGTCGACGCCAATGGGGTGCGCCTGCACGCGGTTGTCGGCGGTGACGGACCGCCGCTGCTGTTGGTGCACGGCTGGCCGCAGAACTGGTACGCGTGGCGCCTGCTGATGCCGGCGCTGGCCCGGGACTTCAAGGTCATCGCGGTCGACCAGCGCGGCATGGGGCTGTCCGACAAGCCCGAGGACGGGTACGACCCCGGCACCCAGGCCAATGACATGGTCGCGCTGATGGACGCGCTCGGCCACCAGCGCTTCGCCATGGTCGGCACCGACACCGGACTCCCGATCGGCTACGCGCTGGCTGCGGACCACCCGGAACGGATCGACCGGGTGGCCCTCGCCGAGGTTCCCGGGCCGCCGGGAGCGGTTCCCTCACCGCCCATGTTCGCTCCCGGGCCGCTCAACGACCGGTTCTGGCACATCCCCTTCAACCGGATCAACAAGCTGAACGAACAGCTCGTCCAGGGACGAGAGAAGATCTTCTTCAGCTGGGAGTTCACCATCCAGGGCGGGAAGCTGCCCGACGACCTGATCGACTACTACGTCGGTCTGCTCTCCAACCCCGACTCACTGCGCGGCAGCTTCGGGTTCTACCGAGCCTGGGACGCGATGATGAAACAGAACGAAAAGCGCAAGAACAGCCGGCTCGCCATGCCCGTCCTGGGGATCGGCGGAGCGGCAAGCAGCGGAGACAAGGTCGGGGAGGCGATGAAGCTCCTCGCGGACGACGTGCAGACCGCGGTCATCCCCAACAGTGGCCACTTCGTCGCCGAGGAGGCCCCCGACGCGATGCTGGCGGCGCTGACCGCGTTCCTGACCCCGTACCGCGAAGTGGTGGCGGTGGGCGCCGCCAGGGCTTAG
- a CDS encoding maleylpyruvate isomerase N-terminal domain-containing protein, with protein sequence MQNILEFPEVLRLIEDRSAAFRAAIASAPDLDVQVPTCPDWTLRELAQHLGDGRRRQAAIIAAGPGAEPPARTDPKGAPTAPRDREALDAWLAESTELMLDAMREAGPDRGCWTWWGRSQAPETSGAVARHQIQEITVHTYDAQLTQGAAQPLPTDVAVEGVDEFLTTVAATTVPWPFKPATIDLHTTEGRSWRLTLNADGVRCDDLAADAEPGDMAMRGAASELVLYFYERVPLDGLETTGDTEPMEQLADWDPNA encoded by the coding sequence GTGCAAAACATTTTGGAGTTCCCCGAGGTCCTGCGGCTGATCGAAGACCGCTCGGCCGCGTTCCGCGCCGCGATCGCGTCCGCCCCCGACCTTGACGTCCAGGTCCCGACCTGCCCGGACTGGACGCTGCGCGAACTGGCGCAGCACCTCGGCGACGGCCGCCGCCGCCAGGCCGCCATCATCGCGGCGGGCCCGGGCGCTGAGCCCCCGGCGAGGACGGACCCGAAGGGCGCCCCGACCGCGCCCCGCGACCGCGAGGCCCTGGACGCCTGGCTCGCCGAGTCGACCGAGCTCATGCTCGACGCGATGCGCGAGGCCGGCCCGGACCGCGGCTGCTGGACCTGGTGGGGCCGCTCGCAGGCCCCGGAGACCAGCGGAGCCGTGGCCCGGCACCAGATCCAGGAGATCACCGTCCACACCTACGACGCCCAGCTCACCCAGGGGGCCGCACAGCCGCTGCCGACGGACGTCGCGGTCGAGGGCGTCGACGAGTTCCTGACGACCGTCGCGGCGACGACCGTCCCCTGGCCGTTCAAGCCGGCGACCATCGACCTGCACACGACCGAGGGCCGCTCCTGGCGCCTGACCCTCAACGCCGACGGCGTCCGCTGCGACGACCTCGCCGCCGACGCGGAGCCGGGCGACATGGCGATGCGAGGCGCAGCGAGCGAACTGGTCCTCTACTTCTATGAGCGCGTCCCGCTCGACGGCCTGGAGACCACCGGCGACACCGAGCCGATGGAGCAGCTCGCAGACTGGGACCCGAACGCGTAA
- a CDS encoding SRPBCC family protein has translation MSTAVRLHRDIPAPPDKVYRAWLDPDLLRRWLAPGGLEVTRAEVEPRVGGRYRIWHADAGADVGGFNCELVELEQDQRIVWRWGFVGPQRADGPTYDSLLTVTLDGKPDGGTALTLVHERLAELAAAMPQVADGVAPGWESALDKLAEVAA, from the coding sequence ATGAGCACCGCCGTACGGCTGCACCGCGACATCCCCGCCCCACCCGACAAGGTCTACCGCGCCTGGCTCGACCCCGACCTGCTGCGCCGCTGGCTCGCCCCCGGCGGGCTGGAGGTGACCCGCGCCGAGGTCGAGCCGCGGGTCGGTGGCCGGTACCGGATCTGGCACGCCGACGCCGGCGCCGACGTCGGCGGCTTCAACTGCGAGCTGGTGGAGCTGGAACAGGACCAACGGATCGTCTGGCGCTGGGGCTTCGTCGGCCCGCAGCGCGCCGACGGCCCGACGTACGACTCGCTGCTGACCGTCACCCTCGACGGCAAGCCGGACGGCGGGACCGCGCTCACCCTCGTACACGAGCGGTTGGCGGAGCTGGCGGCGGCGATGCCGCAGGTGGCCGACGGCGTGGCACCCGGCTGGGAGTCGGCGCTGGACAAGCTGGCGGAGGTGGCGGCGTGA